The following coding sequences are from one Anguilla anguilla isolate fAngAng1 chromosome 12, fAngAng1.pri, whole genome shotgun sequence window:
- the LOC118210346 gene encoding NADPH--cytochrome P450 reductase-like isoform X2, with the protein MKKTGRNIVVFYGSQTGTAEEFSNRLAKDAQRYGMKGMAADPEEYDMSELSRLAEIENSIAIFCVATYGEGDPTDNAQEFHDWLQEGDAELGGVNFTVFALGNKTYEHFNAMGKYVDKRLEELGAKRIFDLGMGDDDANLEEDFVSWREQFWPAMCEHFGVEATGEESSIRQYELEVHGDIDMSTVYTGEISRLKSFETQRPPFDTKNPFLAPVTVNRKLNKGGSRHLMHLELDITGSKIRYEAGDHVAVYPTNDPAIVNQIGHVLDVDLETVISLRNLDEESNKKNPFPCPTTYRTALMHYLDITSPPRTNVLYELAQYASDSAQQEHMRKMTSSSPEGKSLYQSWVLESRRNILAVLQDLPSLRPPIDHLCELLPRLQTRYYSIASSAKVHPGSIHICAVVVEYQTSTNRVNRGVATTWLKNKRVTDNGHKSTVPMYIRKSQFRLPFKPSSPVIMIGPGTGIAPFMGFIQEQAWLREQGRAVGETILYYGCRHRDEDFLYQEELEEFEKAGVLTQVNVAFSRDQEQKVYVQHLLKKDQEHLWKLIDRENAHIYVCGDARNMARDVQSTFSDMAAEIGGMDRAQAAEYVKKLMTKGRYSQDVWS; encoded by the exons ATGAAGAAAACA GGCAGGAACATCGTGGTGTTCTACGGCTCTCAGACGGGCACGGCCGAGGAGTTCTCCAACCGCCTCGCCAAAGATGCCCAGCGCTACGGCATGAAGGGGATGGCAGCGGATCCAGAGGAGTACGACATG TCGGAGCTctctcgcctggcggagatagAGAACTCCATCGCCATCTTCTGCGTGGCGACGTACGGCGAAGGGGACCCCACGGACAACGCTCAGGAGTTCCACGATTGGCTGCAGGAGGGCGACGCCGAGCTGGGGGGCGTCAACTTCACG GTGTTCGCTTTGGGGAATAAAACATACGAGCACTTCAACGCCATGGGGAAATACGTGGACAAAaggctggaggagctgggcgCCAAGAGGATCTTTGACTTGGGGATGGGAGACGACGACGCCAA TTTGGAGGAGGACTTTGTGTCCTGGCGGGAGCAGTTCTGGCCCGCGATGTGTGAGCACTTCGGCGTGGAAGCCACTGGAGAGGAGTCCAG CATCCGGCAGTACGAGCTGGAGGTGCACGGCGACATCGACATGAGCACGGTCTACACCGGAGAGATCAGCCGCCTCAAGAGCTTTGAGACCCAGAGGCC GCCCTTCGATACCAAAAACCCATTTCTGGCTCCAGTCACGGTCAACCGCAAACTGAACAAGGGGGGGAGCCGCCACCTGATGCACCTGGAGCTGGACATCACGGGCTCTAAGATCAG GTACGAGGCTGGAGACCACGTTGCAGTGTACCCCACCAACGACCCTGCCATCGTCAATCAGATCGGGCACGTGCTCGACGTGGACCTTGAGACTGTCATCTCCCTCAGGAACCTTGACG aggaGTCCAATAAGAAGAACCCATTCCCTTGTCCCACCACGTACCGCACGGCCTTGATGCACTACCTGGACATCACCAGCCCCCCGCGGACCAACGTGCTGTATGAGCTGGCTCAGTATGCCTCAGACTCCGCCCAACAGGAGCACATGCGCAAAATGACCTCCTCTTCCCCGGAGGGAAAG AGTCTGTACCAGAGCTGGGTGCTGGAATCTCGCCGAAACATTCTGGCCGTCCTGCAAGACCTGCCCTCCCTGCGCCCGCCCATCGACCACCTGTGTGAGCTGCTTCCCCGCCTACAGACCCGGTACTACTCCATCGCCTCCTCCGCCAAG GTGCACCCCGGCAGCATTCACATCTGTGCCGTGGTGGTGGAGTACCAGACCAGCACCAACCGGGTGAACAGGGGCGTGGCCACCACCTGGCTGAAGAACAAGCGGGTGACGGACAACGGGCACAAGTCCACGGTGCCCATGTACATCCGGAAGTCTCAGTTCCGGCTGCCGTTCAAGCCCAGCAGCCCGGTGATCATGATCGGGCCTGGGACCGGCATCGCTCCCTTCATGGGCTTCATCCAGGAGCAGGCCTGGCTCAGAGAGCAAG gccgggCGGTAGGCGAGACCATTCTGTACTATGGCTGTCGTCATAGAGATGAAGACTTCCTGTaccaggaggagctggaggagtttGAGAAGGCGGGAGTGCTCACGCAGGTCAACGTGGCCTTCTCTAGAGACCAGGAGCAGAAG GTGTATGTGCAACATCTGCTGAAGAAGGACCAAGAGCACCTGTGGAAGCTGATTGACCGGGAGAACGCACACATCTACGTCTGCGG GGATGCCCGGAACATGGCGCGGGACGTCCAGAGCACCTTCTCCGACATGGCGGCGGAGATCGGAGGAATGGATCGCGCCCAGGCGGCGGAGTACGTCAAGAAGCTGATGACCAAGGGCCGGTACTCACAGGACGTCtggagctaa
- the LOC118210346 gene encoding NADPH--cytochrome P450 reductase-like isoform X1, producing the protein MADSEVDAATPEPVMEDEGLLSTLDIVLVSVIAAVLIYWITFRKKTPAEEIPEFKKLTTQVTTTQEKSFIEKMKKTGRNIVVFYGSQTGTAEEFSNRLAKDAQRYGMKGMAADPEEYDMSELSRLAEIENSIAIFCVATYGEGDPTDNAQEFHDWLQEGDAELGGVNFTVFALGNKTYEHFNAMGKYVDKRLEELGAKRIFDLGMGDDDANLEEDFVSWREQFWPAMCEHFGVEATGEESSIRQYELEVHGDIDMSTVYTGEISRLKSFETQRPPFDTKNPFLAPVTVNRKLNKGGSRHLMHLELDITGSKIRYEAGDHVAVYPTNDPAIVNQIGHVLDVDLETVISLRNLDEESNKKNPFPCPTTYRTALMHYLDITSPPRTNVLYELAQYASDSAQQEHMRKMTSSSPEGKSLYQSWVLESRRNILAVLQDLPSLRPPIDHLCELLPRLQTRYYSIASSAKVHPGSIHICAVVVEYQTSTNRVNRGVATTWLKNKRVTDNGHKSTVPMYIRKSQFRLPFKPSSPVIMIGPGTGIAPFMGFIQEQAWLREQGRAVGETILYYGCRHRDEDFLYQEELEEFEKAGVLTQVNVAFSRDQEQKVYVQHLLKKDQEHLWKLIDRENAHIYVCGDARNMARDVQSTFSDMAAEIGGMDRAQAAEYVKKLMTKGRYSQDVWS; encoded by the exons ATGGCTGATTCTGAGGTAGACGCCGCCACCCCAGAGCCAGTGATGGAGGACGAAGGCCTGCTCAGCACTCTCGACATCGTCCTGGTCTCCGTCATCGCTGCCGTCCTCATCTACTGGATCACCTTCCGCAAGAAGACCCCAGCAGAGGAGATCCCAGAATTCAAGAAACTGACCACACA AGTTACGACCACACAAGAAAAGAGCTTCATCGAAAAGATGAAGAAAACA GGCAGGAACATCGTGGTGTTCTACGGCTCTCAGACGGGCACGGCCGAGGAGTTCTCCAACCGCCTCGCCAAAGATGCCCAGCGCTACGGCATGAAGGGGATGGCAGCGGATCCAGAGGAGTACGACATG TCGGAGCTctctcgcctggcggagatagAGAACTCCATCGCCATCTTCTGCGTGGCGACGTACGGCGAAGGGGACCCCACGGACAACGCTCAGGAGTTCCACGATTGGCTGCAGGAGGGCGACGCCGAGCTGGGGGGCGTCAACTTCACG GTGTTCGCTTTGGGGAATAAAACATACGAGCACTTCAACGCCATGGGGAAATACGTGGACAAAaggctggaggagctgggcgCCAAGAGGATCTTTGACTTGGGGATGGGAGACGACGACGCCAA TTTGGAGGAGGACTTTGTGTCCTGGCGGGAGCAGTTCTGGCCCGCGATGTGTGAGCACTTCGGCGTGGAAGCCACTGGAGAGGAGTCCAG CATCCGGCAGTACGAGCTGGAGGTGCACGGCGACATCGACATGAGCACGGTCTACACCGGAGAGATCAGCCGCCTCAAGAGCTTTGAGACCCAGAGGCC GCCCTTCGATACCAAAAACCCATTTCTGGCTCCAGTCACGGTCAACCGCAAACTGAACAAGGGGGGGAGCCGCCACCTGATGCACCTGGAGCTGGACATCACGGGCTCTAAGATCAG GTACGAGGCTGGAGACCACGTTGCAGTGTACCCCACCAACGACCCTGCCATCGTCAATCAGATCGGGCACGTGCTCGACGTGGACCTTGAGACTGTCATCTCCCTCAGGAACCTTGACG aggaGTCCAATAAGAAGAACCCATTCCCTTGTCCCACCACGTACCGCACGGCCTTGATGCACTACCTGGACATCACCAGCCCCCCGCGGACCAACGTGCTGTATGAGCTGGCTCAGTATGCCTCAGACTCCGCCCAACAGGAGCACATGCGCAAAATGACCTCCTCTTCCCCGGAGGGAAAG AGTCTGTACCAGAGCTGGGTGCTGGAATCTCGCCGAAACATTCTGGCCGTCCTGCAAGACCTGCCCTCCCTGCGCCCGCCCATCGACCACCTGTGTGAGCTGCTTCCCCGCCTACAGACCCGGTACTACTCCATCGCCTCCTCCGCCAAG GTGCACCCCGGCAGCATTCACATCTGTGCCGTGGTGGTGGAGTACCAGACCAGCACCAACCGGGTGAACAGGGGCGTGGCCACCACCTGGCTGAAGAACAAGCGGGTGACGGACAACGGGCACAAGTCCACGGTGCCCATGTACATCCGGAAGTCTCAGTTCCGGCTGCCGTTCAAGCCCAGCAGCCCGGTGATCATGATCGGGCCTGGGACCGGCATCGCTCCCTTCATGGGCTTCATCCAGGAGCAGGCCTGGCTCAGAGAGCAAG gccgggCGGTAGGCGAGACCATTCTGTACTATGGCTGTCGTCATAGAGATGAAGACTTCCTGTaccaggaggagctggaggagtttGAGAAGGCGGGAGTGCTCACGCAGGTCAACGTGGCCTTCTCTAGAGACCAGGAGCAGAAG GTGTATGTGCAACATCTGCTGAAGAAGGACCAAGAGCACCTGTGGAAGCTGATTGACCGGGAGAACGCACACATCTACGTCTGCGG GGATGCCCGGAACATGGCGCGGGACGTCCAGAGCACCTTCTCCGACATGGCGGCGGAGATCGGAGGAATGGATCGCGCCCAGGCGGCGGAGTACGTCAAGAAGCTGATGACCAAGGGCCGGTACTCACAGGACGTCtggagctaa